One window from the genome of Syntrophales bacterium encodes:
- the dsrA gene encoding dissimilatory-type sulfite reductase subunit alpha: protein MPNTETPLLDELEKGKWPSFVREIKKAAEKSPMAKDLLNQLELSYKDRIGHWKHGGIVGVKGYGSGVIGRYSDRPDLFPNVQAFHTIRVNHPSGWFYKTDTLRRLCDIWDGHGSGLTNMHGSTGDAILLGTTTEHLQGCFDDLSEAGFDLGGSGSALRTPSCCVGPGRCEWACVDSLDLCHHLTMNFQDEIHRPMFPYKFKIKISACPNDCVASIARADFSIIGTWKGDIRIDPAEVEAYAEAGLNIQREVCDLCPTRCMEWGGRKLLIHDEDCTRCMHCINLMPRALRPGEEQGATILVGGKAPIVEGALLSWVLVPFIKLEPPYEELKDLILRIQDWWCDNGRSRERLGELIKRLGMRTFLRAIDIPAAPQMVKAPRTNPYVFFWPEDIQQEVK, encoded by the coding sequence ATGCCAAACACTGAAACACCTCTTCTGGATGAACTGGAGAAGGGAAAGTGGCCCAGCTTCGTCAGGGAGATCAAGAAGGCGGCTGAAAAGAGCCCCATGGCGAAGGATCTCCTGAACCAGCTGGAACTTTCCTACAAGGACCGGATCGGTCACTGGAAACACGGGGGTATCGTCGGCGTCAAGGGCTACGGCTCCGGCGTCATCGGTCGGTACTCGGACCGCCCCGACCTGTTTCCCAACGTTCAGGCCTTTCACACCATCCGGGTGAACCACCCGTCCGGCTGGTTCTACAAGACCGACACGCTGCGCCGCCTCTGCGACATCTGGGACGGCCACGGCAGCGGTCTCACGAACATGCACGGCTCCACCGGGGACGCCATCCTTCTGGGGACAACGACGGAGCATCTGCAGGGCTGCTTCGACGACCTGTCGGAGGCCGGGTTCGACCTGGGCGGCTCCGGGTCCGCGCTCCGGACACCGAGCTGCTGTGTCGGGCCGGGGCGCTGCGAATGGGCCTGCGTCGACAGTCTGGATCTCTGCCACCACCTGACGATGAACTTCCAGGACGAGATTCACCGGCCCATGTTCCCCTACAAGTTCAAGATCAAGATCTCCGCCTGCCCGAACGACTGCGTAGCGTCCATCGCCCGGGCCGATTTTTCCATTATCGGGACCTGGAAGGGCGACATCCGGATCGATCCGGCCGAGGTGGAGGCCTATGCAGAGGCGGGTCTCAACATCCAGCGGGAGGTGTGCGACCTTTGCCCCACGCGGTGCATGGAGTGGGGCGGCCGGAAGCTCCTGATTCACGACGAGGACTGCACGCGGTGCATGCACTGCATCAACCTGATGCCCAGGGCCCTGCGCCCCGGGGAAGAGCAGGGCGCCACCATCCTCGTCGGCGGCAAGGCCCCCATCGTCGAAGGGGCGCTCCTCTCCTGGGTCCTCGTTCCGTTCATCAAGCTGGAGCCGCCTTATGAAGAGTTGAAGGACCTGATCCTCCGCATCCAGGACTGGTGGTGCGACAACGGCCGCTCCCGCGAGCGCCTGGGCGAGCTGATCAAGAGGCTCGGCATGCGGACGTTCCTCCGGGCGATCGACATCCCCGCGGCGCCGCAGATGGTCAAGGCCCCGAGAACGAATCCCTACGTCTTCTTCTGGCCCGAAGACATTCAGCAGGAGGTGAAGTGA
- a CDS encoding TetR/AcrR family transcriptional regulator yields MGARERREREREQRKNDILDTARALLFEKGLHATTINQIAKRAELSVGTIYFYYDSKEDLYAALQLEGLEILGGMIREAGLASSSPEEKIRAIARVYLRFSLEHNNYFEIIDYFLSSPETIFSQDLKTRIDGQGNRSVAVLAEAVAEGIGTGLFREVDPRTQAIILWGTLHGMLHFRKLQRTILADVDHETVYMEAVEHFINGLRQPQCPADEMSAPLSLNTGRKHNAKH; encoded by the coding sequence ATGGGAGCAAGGGAACGAAGGGAGAGGGAGCGGGAGCAGCGGAAGAACGACATCCTGGATACGGCCAGGGCGCTGCTCTTCGAGAAGGGCCTCCATGCAACGACGATCAACCAGATCGCCAAGCGGGCGGAGCTGAGCGTAGGCACCATCTATTTCTATTACGACAGCAAGGAAGACCTCTATGCGGCGCTTCAGCTCGAGGGACTGGAAATCCTGGGCGGCATGATCCGGGAGGCCGGCCTTGCCTCATCCTCCCCGGAGGAAAAGATCAGGGCCATTGCCCGCGTCTATCTCCGGTTCAGCCTGGAGCACAACAACTATTTCGAGATCATCGACTACTTCCTGTCCTCACCGGAGACGATCTTTTCCCAGGATCTGAAAACCAGGATCGACGGCCAGGGGAACCGGAGCGTTGCCGTTCTGGCGGAGGCCGTCGCAGAAGGCATCGGGACGGGGCTTTTCCGGGAGGTGGATCCGAGGACGCAGGCGATCATCCTGTGGGGCACCCTTCACGGGATGCTCCACTTCCGGAAACTGCAGAGAACGATCCTGGCCGACGTGGATCACGAAACCGTTTACATGGAGGCGGTGGAGCATTTCATCAACGGGCTGCGACAGCCGCAGTGCCCGGCCGATGAAATGAGCGCCCCCCTATCTTTGAACACAGGGAGAAAGCACAATGCCAAACACTGA
- a CDS encoding alcohol dehydrogenase catalytic domain-containing protein: MKAVVFHPGRGLVFEEVPDYRVGDDEVLVRVANTGFCGSDHSLVAGGLLPDGYILGHEISGVVVEKGAAAEGLPLGTRVCIRPTYCGTCANCRRGKEQLCRVHRRTTGIGDLPGGFAEYVKVYPQMLIPVPDGVDSHNAALAEAFAAALHGIRCTSEETGSALVTGGGPIGLCAVRLLKILGYGPIVLFEPIEEKRKIALAWGADHAFDPAEKDLDWNVMGLVSGGFRNVFECSGVPSNVSRAIDLAADCGEICIVSMMFRPAEIPGPYKINLREIRLTASISNTHEENRQCLAWMAKGLLDARPLISDYVPLDRLPEIYRDRIDTGLARKVLLAIGEEF; encoded by the coding sequence ATGAAAGCGGTCGTATTTCACCCCGGGAGGGGACTGGTATTCGAGGAAGTGCCGGACTACCGGGTCGGCGACGACGAGGTCCTGGTCCGGGTGGCCAACACGGGCTTCTGCGGGTCCGATCACTCCCTGGTGGCCGGGGGACTCCTCCCGGACGGGTACATCCTGGGTCACGAGATCAGCGGTGTCGTCGTGGAGAAGGGCGCTGCAGCGGAGGGGTTGCCCCTCGGCACGCGGGTGTGCATCCGTCCGACCTACTGCGGCACCTGCGCCAACTGTCGAAGGGGGAAAGAGCAGCTCTGCCGGGTCCACCGCCGGACCACGGGGATCGGCGATCTCCCGGGCGGCTTTGCAGAATACGTCAAGGTCTACCCCCAGATGCTGATCCCCGTTCCCGACGGCGTCGATTCCCACAACGCCGCCCTGGCGGAGGCGTTTGCCGCGGCCCTGCACGGCATCCGCTGCACGTCGGAAGAAACGGGGTCCGCCCTGGTGACGGGGGGAGGACCCATCGGCCTGTGTGCGGTCCGGCTCCTCAAGATTCTCGGATACGGACCGATCGTTCTCTTCGAGCCCATCGAGGAGAAAAGGAAGATCGCCCTGGCCTGGGGTGCCGATCATGCCTTCGATCCCGCGGAAAAGGACCTGGACTGGAACGTCATGGGCCTGGTTTCCGGCGGTTTCCGAAACGTGTTCGAGTGCTCGGGGGTCCCGTCCAATGTCAGCCGCGCCATCGACCTGGCGGCCGACTGCGGCGAGATCTGCATCGTGAGCATGATGTTCCGGCCCGCGGAGATTCCCGGCCCCTACAAGATCAACCTGAGGGAGATCCGCCTGACGGCGTCGATTTCCAACACCCACGAGGAGAACAGGCAGTGCCTGGCGTGGATGGCGAAGGGGCTCCTGGATGCGCGGCCTCTGATCTCCGATTATGTGCCCCTCGATCGCCTGCCGGAGATCTATCGGGACCGGATCGACACCGGGCTTGCCCGCAAGGTGCTGCTTGCGATCGGGGAGGAATTCTGA
- a CDS encoding MFS transporter: MADMTGPKGYRLSKGYSYYLFTLLFLLYLFNYVDRVIVTSLFPFIQKDWGLTDTECGMLVSIVFGAIVTLTIPASILVDRWSRKKTIGIMALLWSFATAACAFTKSFPQLLIARTGIGIGEAGFAPGGTAMLSGLFPAEKRSRMMGLWNASIPLGSAIGIGLGGIIAETWGWRHAFGIVAIPGAIVAILFFFIKDYKTVELVRTVKEGGAATVKVAMSKMDIFREFIRTPSLMLTNIGFAGVIFTTTSILTWLPTYFHRIDGIPMSQAGMKTGLIMMLAIIGGPVGGWIADVWFKKKASARLLFPAISTILTAVVLFTAFTLLDGKAQYAALLVMGVLIVAFAPAAITVTQDVIHPGLRAISYAVCVIFQNALGAFTAPMVLGALSDSYGIKTAISVLPIFLVISAVLFFLGSFFYEKDLAKVEKVDLEMEG; this comes from the coding sequence ATGGCGGACATGACGGGACCAAAGGGATACAGGCTGTCCAAGGGCTACTCGTATTACCTGTTCACCCTGCTGTTTCTGCTTTACCTGTTCAACTATGTCGACCGGGTCATCGTGACGTCGCTGTTCCCCTTCATCCAGAAGGACTGGGGCCTGACGGACACGGAGTGCGGAATGCTCGTCTCCATCGTCTTTGGGGCGATCGTCACGCTGACCATTCCCGCCTCCATCCTGGTGGACCGCTGGAGCCGCAAGAAGACCATCGGCATCATGGCTCTCCTCTGGAGCTTCGCCACGGCGGCCTGCGCCTTCACGAAGAGCTTCCCGCAGCTCCTGATCGCCAGGACGGGAATCGGCATCGGCGAGGCCGGTTTCGCCCCCGGCGGCACGGCGATGCTCTCGGGGCTCTTCCCGGCGGAGAAGCGCTCCCGGATGATGGGGCTGTGGAACGCCTCCATCCCTCTCGGCAGTGCCATCGGCATCGGCCTGGGCGGCATCATCGCCGAGACCTGGGGCTGGCGCCACGCCTTCGGCATCGTGGCGATTCCCGGTGCCATCGTCGCCATCCTCTTCTTCTTCATCAAGGACTACAAAACGGTGGAACTGGTGAGAACGGTCAAGGAGGGAGGCGCCGCAACCGTCAAGGTGGCCATGAGCAAGATGGACATCTTCCGGGAGTTTATCCGCACGCCCTCCCTGATGCTGACCAACATCGGGTTCGCCGGCGTCATCTTCACGACGACCTCCATCCTCACCTGGCTGCCCACGTATTTCCACCGGATCGACGGCATTCCCATGAGCCAGGCCGGGATGAAGACGGGCCTGATCATGATGCTGGCCATCATCGGCGGACCCGTCGGCGGCTGGATCGCCGATGTCTGGTTCAAGAAAAAGGCCAGCGCCCGGCTGCTCTTCCCGGCCATCTCGACGATTCTCACGGCGGTGGTCCTCTTCACAGCCTTCACGCTTCTGGACGGCAAGGCACAGTACGCCGCCCTGCTGGTGATGGGGGTCCTCATCGTGGCCTTTGCCCCGGCGGCGATCACGGTGACCCAGGACGTCATCCATCCGGGTCTCCGGGCCATTTCCTACGCCGTGTGCGTCATCTTCCAGAACGCCCTCGGGGCCTTCACGGCGCCCATGGTGCTGGGGGCACTCTCCGATTCGTACGGGATCAAGACGGCCATCTCCGTATTGCCGATATTCCTCGTCATTTCCGCCGTCCTCTTTTTCCTGGGGTCCTTTTTCTATGAGAAGGATCTCGCAAAGGTCGAAAAGGTCGATCTGGAGATGGAGGGCTGA
- a CDS encoding thiamine pyrophosphate-binding protein → MSKIIGGQLAAEALIDRDVEYIFSLSGGHITPIYQYLENSRITIFDTRHEQAAVFMAEAWARMTRKPAVAMVTAGPGFTNALSGIASARLSNAPVILISGCVGMESVEKLDLQDMSQLPVIAPMVKKALVCQVPERIPEFIDMAFRAAMSGRPGPVYLELPCDILNAEVNMTKVKKVKTSLSSAPVDRESTAKAVDLLQAAKSPVIIAGSGVWYADAGKELTEFVEKTGIPVFTLGAGRGVVPDTHPLCFESSLAIRPGAAMLSLMSADCVLFLGGRLSLFYIFGEIFQPSAKFIQVDILPDEIGRNRSVDLGIVSDLKAFLAELNSVVDGRGIGAALRDQNAGWVETVRKADADGKAQARSMWDADTLPIHPMRLAREVNDFMNREDDIVVADGGDTSTWMGMTRTVRRGGTYLDYGLYGCLAVGIPFGNAAKLKNPDKRVLVIMGDGSAGFNFMEFHTAIRKKLPIVVVIGNDQSWGMIMHSQQLRMGHHIPNGTELGWVDYHKMVENLGGFGICVERPEDIRPALEAAFASGKTACVNVKVDPSVISPGSVALANLGGYKTS, encoded by the coding sequence ATGAGCAAGATCATCGGCGGCCAACTGGCGGCGGAGGCGTTGATCGACAGAGACGTAGAATACATCTTTTCCCTCAGCGGCGGACACATCACTCCCATCTATCAGTACCTGGAAAACTCGAGAATCACGATTTTCGACACACGGCACGAGCAGGCGGCGGTCTTCATGGCCGAGGCGTGGGCGCGCATGACGAGAAAGCCCGCGGTGGCCATGGTCACGGCCGGCCCGGGATTCACGAACGCCCTGTCGGGTATTGCCAGCGCCAGGCTTTCCAATGCCCCGGTCATCCTGATATCCGGGTGCGTCGGCATGGAGAGCGTCGAGAAACTGGACCTGCAGGACATGAGCCAGCTTCCCGTGATCGCGCCGATGGTGAAAAAGGCGCTCGTCTGCCAGGTGCCCGAACGGATTCCTGAATTCATCGACATGGCGTTCCGGGCGGCCATGAGTGGGCGGCCCGGCCCCGTTTACCTCGAGCTTCCCTGCGACATTCTGAACGCCGAGGTGAACATGACAAAGGTCAAGAAGGTCAAGACCTCCCTGTCCTCCGCCCCCGTCGACCGGGAAAGCACGGCGAAGGCGGTCGATCTCCTTCAGGCTGCCAAGAGCCCCGTCATCATCGCCGGAAGCGGCGTCTGGTATGCCGATGCCGGGAAGGAGCTGACCGAATTTGTCGAGAAGACGGGCATTCCGGTCTTCACGCTGGGAGCCGGTCGTGGCGTCGTCCCCGACACCCATCCGCTGTGCTTCGAATCCTCCCTGGCCATCCGCCCGGGGGCGGCGATGCTGTCCCTGATGAGCGCCGACTGCGTGCTCTTCCTCGGCGGCCGGCTGAGCCTGTTCTACATCTTCGGGGAGATCTTCCAGCCTTCGGCCAAGTTCATCCAGGTGGACATCCTGCCGGACGAGATTGGCCGCAACCGGTCCGTCGATCTCGGCATTGTGAGCGACCTCAAGGCCTTCCTGGCGGAGCTGAATTCCGTCGTCGACGGCCGGGGGATCGGAGCGGCGCTGCGCGATCAGAACGCGGGCTGGGTGGAGACGGTCCGCAAGGCCGACGCGGACGGAAAGGCCCAGGCCCGGTCCATGTGGGACGCGGACACGCTGCCCATCCACCCCATGCGCCTGGCCCGGGAGGTCAACGACTTCATGAACCGGGAGGACGACATCGTCGTCGCCGACGGCGGCGACACGTCCACCTGGATGGGCATGACCCGGACCGTCCGCAGGGGCGGGACCTACCTCGACTACGGCCTCTACGGCTGCCTCGCCGTGGGCATTCCTTTCGGCAACGCGGCCAAGCTGAAAAATCCGGACAAGCGTGTCCTGGTTATCATGGGCGACGGCTCCGCCGGGTTCAACTTCATGGAGTTCCACACGGCCATCCGTAAGAAGCTGCCCATCGTCGTCGTCATCGGCAACGATCAGTCCTGGGGCATGATCATGCACAGCCAGCAGCTCCGCATGGGCCACCATATTCCTAACGGCACGGAGCTCGGCTGGGTGGACTACCACAAGATGGTCGAGAATCTGGGCGGCTTCGGGATCTGCGTCGAGCGGCCGGAGGACATCCGTCCGGCCCTGGAGGCGGCCTTCGCCTCCGGAAAGACGGCCTGCGTGAACGTCAAGGTTGATCCCTCGGTGATCAGCCCCGGGAGCGTGGCCCTGGCCAACCTCGGCGGATACAAAACCAGTTAA
- a CDS encoding SDR family NAD(P)-dependent oxidoreductase: protein MYTDLKEKTAIVTGSGKKTGIGYAIAAKLAACGANIIIADLGKAVHPDEPLKTATSDEMEAIAAELADRHGVKTLAVAVDVMNSESVAAFAGKVGANFEHIDILCNNAGASFGVPNTVLSYEEEAWIRTVDVNLFSVFRVSRAVIPMMTGKPGSIINTASRAGKVPPLFNSAYAVAKAGVIMLTKTMAKELGGLGIRVNAICPGQIATDLEKWRFGLEAKFFNTTIEEREKEMCKTIPLGFIGLPGDAGDLVAYLASDASRYITGQAINLDGGQCMEL, encoded by the coding sequence ATGTATACGGATTTAAAAGAGAAAACAGCAATCGTGACCGGTTCGGGGAAAAAGACGGGCATCGGGTATGCCATTGCCGCGAAGCTCGCAGCGTGCGGCGCGAATATCATCATCGCCGATCTCGGGAAGGCCGTTCACCCGGATGAGCCTCTGAAGACGGCTACCAGCGACGAGATGGAGGCCATCGCCGCGGAATTGGCCGACAGGCACGGCGTGAAAACACTGGCCGTCGCCGTGGATGTCATGAACAGCGAGTCCGTCGCCGCCTTTGCCGGGAAAGTGGGCGCGAACTTCGAGCACATCGACATCCTCTGCAACAACGCCGGAGCCTCCTTCGGGGTTCCAAACACCGTCCTCAGCTATGAGGAAGAAGCCTGGATCCGGACGGTGGACGTCAACCTCTTCTCCGTGTTCCGCGTGTCCAGGGCCGTCATTCCCATGATGACCGGCAAACCGGGCTCCATCATCAACACGGCGTCCCGGGCGGGCAAGGTTCCCCCCCTCTTCAACAGCGCCTACGCCGTGGCCAAGGCCGGCGTCATCATGCTGACCAAGACCATGGCCAAGGAACTGGGCGGCCTCGGGATCCGGGTCAACGCCATCTGTCCGGGACAGATCGCCACGGACCTTGAGAAATGGCGCTTCGGCCTGGAGGCGAAGTTCTTCAACACGACGATCGAGGAGCGGGAGAAGGAGATGTGCAAGACGATTCCTCTCGGCTTCATCGGGCTGCCGGGCGACGCCGGAGACCTCGTGGCCTACCTGGCCTCGGACGCCTCGCGGTACATTACCGGGCAGGCCATCAACCTCGATGGCGGCCAGTGCATGGAATTGTGA
- a CDS encoding acetyl-CoA hydrolase/transferase C-terminal domain-containing protein gives MAQQKIENKEKVWMPTPVQQKLRNKTITAKQWADMVKSGDWINRGGPGSDTFVTMEALAERLGDGPGQVNNIEIWNQAIMCGNGFCAAADMEGKHHILHEAFILPTVRGLMTKGYKAVDWKHWGWALGMDAEYARFYRKDREKRAMDWGVQACAVPQGGYVNASYGVNNWMITAKSCKKFVCEIRSDYAWCEGSRGMVLPIDDVDYFVEVDVDDAKYQWPYIAEKNISPDDIQRAIAANCVSIMRDGDCIQVGIGALPTAVVIGMRDHGLKHLGVHSEMIGEYAFTLLEAGSVDNSRKNIDKGKCGWAYIMPVDTPRYYEWVHRNPQFAGYDIGYTNNIVTLSQLDNMVTVNNFAQMDLRGVNAAGNVGGRPISSTGGQLQFTLGAMMAKGGRAILAATARDAKGRSRFVSALDSGSAVTVPDQLVTWICTEYGIVNIMGCTDAEKARKIISIAHPEDRAELEKAAVEKLGIKLNHWMFKNAPDRRFPSPEELKDHKYGYMDLEVKPREIAKLSD, from the coding sequence ATGGCCCAGCAGAAGATCGAGAACAAAGAGAAAGTATGGATGCCAACCCCGGTACAGCAGAAACTGAGAAACAAAACCATCACCGCAAAACAGTGGGCCGACATGGTCAAATCCGGCGACTGGATCAACCGCGGTGGCCCCGGGTCAGATACGTTCGTGACGATGGAGGCCCTGGCGGAGCGTCTCGGTGACGGCCCCGGGCAGGTGAACAACATCGAGATCTGGAACCAGGCCATCATGTGCGGCAACGGCTTCTGCGCTGCCGCCGACATGGAGGGGAAGCACCACATCCTTCACGAGGCCTTCATTCTTCCCACCGTCCGCGGTCTCATGACCAAGGGTTACAAGGCCGTCGACTGGAAGCACTGGGGCTGGGCCCTCGGCATGGACGCCGAATACGCCCGCTTCTACCGGAAGGACAGAGAGAAGCGCGCCATGGATTGGGGCGTCCAGGCCTGCGCGGTGCCCCAGGGCGGATACGTGAACGCCAGCTACGGCGTCAACAACTGGATGATCACCGCCAAGTCCTGCAAAAAATTCGTCTGTGAGATCCGCTCCGACTACGCCTGGTGCGAGGGATCGAGAGGCATGGTGCTGCCCATCGATGACGTCGACTACTTCGTCGAGGTGGACGTGGACGACGCGAAGTACCAGTGGCCCTATATCGCGGAAAAGAATATCTCACCGGATGATATCCAAAGGGCCATCGCGGCGAATTGCGTCTCCATCATGCGCGACGGCGACTGCATCCAGGTGGGCATCGGCGCTCTCCCCACGGCTGTCGTCATCGGCATGCGTGACCACGGACTGAAGCACCTCGGTGTCCACAGCGAGATGATCGGCGAGTACGCCTTCACACTCCTCGAGGCGGGCTCCGTGGACAATTCCCGGAAGAACATCGACAAGGGGAAATGCGGCTGGGCCTACATCATGCCCGTCGACACGCCCCGTTACTACGAGTGGGTGCACCGCAACCCGCAGTTCGCCGGGTACGACATCGGCTACACGAACAACATCGTGACGCTCTCCCAGCTCGACAACATGGTGACCGTCAACAACTTCGCCCAGATGGACCTCAGAGGAGTGAACGCAGCAGGCAACGTCGGCGGCCGTCCCATCTCCTCCACGGGTGGCCAGTTGCAGTTCACCCTTGGCGCGATGATGGCCAAGGGCGGCCGGGCCATCCTGGCGGCGACGGCCCGCGACGCCAAGGGCCGCTCCCGCTTTGTCTCCGCACTGGATTCGGGGAGCGCCGTGACCGTTCCCGACCAGCTCGTCACCTGGATCTGCACGGAGTACGGCATCGTCAACATCATGGGCTGCACCGACGCTGAAAAGGCGAGGAAGATCATCTCCATCGCCCACCCGGAAGACCGTGCGGAACTGGAGAAGGCAGCCGTGGAGAAACTCGGCATCAAGCTGAACCACTGGATGTTCAAGAATGCTCCCGACCGGCGGTTCCCGTCGCCCGAGGAGTTGAAGGACCACAAGTACGGATACATGGATCTGGAAGTCAAGCCGAGGGAGATTGCAAAGCTCAGCGACTGA
- a CDS encoding PHP domain-containing protein, whose amino-acid sequence MIIDLHVHTKPLSPCSHIDPLEMVAEAKRRGLDGVCLTEHHALWGRGELDELARQSGIAIFSGNEITTDQGDILVFQYSVPVPDIVPIADLRREVLAAGGFMIAAHPFRGFKVFGFGQLRMTPDQAAKRRLFQLVDAIEVCNGKLTEEENSMALDVSKILGMAGTGGSDAHRVDEIGKRATVFEREIRNERELVEEIRAGRYTVGTAPAIS is encoded by the coding sequence ATGATCATCGATCTGCATGTCCATACAAAACCACTGTCCCCCTGCAGCCATATCGATCCTCTGGAAATGGTTGCCGAGGCGAAGCGCCGGGGCCTCGACGGCGTCTGCCTGACGGAGCACCATGCCCTCTGGGGACGCGGCGAACTGGACGAGCTGGCACGGCAATCGGGGATCGCGATCTTCTCGGGAAACGAAATCACCACCGACCAGGGAGACATCCTGGTCTTCCAGTACTCCGTCCCTGTCCCCGACATCGTTCCCATTGCGGACCTGCGGCGTGAGGTCCTGGCGGCGGGCGGCTTCATGATTGCCGCCCACCCGTTCCGGGGCTTCAAGGTGTTCGGCTTCGGCCAGCTCCGGATGACGCCGGATCAGGCCGCGAAGCGGCGGCTGTTTCAGCTTGTGGATGCGATCGAGGTCTGCAACGGAAAGCTCACCGAGGAAGAAAACTCGATGGCCCTGGATGTTTCGAAGATCCTGGGGATGGCCGGCACCGGGGGCAGCGACGCCCACCGGGTCGACGAGATCGGGAAACGGGCGACCGTTTTTGAGCGGGAGATCCGCAACGAACGGGAACTGGTGGAAGAGATCCGGGCCGGTCGTTACACCGTCGGCACGGCGCCGGCGATCTCCTGA
- a CDS encoding DUF2889 domain-containing protein: MITFSRSQLIGMEFLDEETVRVHGTQEDHIYAMEIEMDVRIADGVILAVKGWMKRYTTPVCPQAVDRLQSAVGMSLRAEGWMQAVMRDIGRNGCEHFAEIITECGRCLDPARLARSLAAGLKSDPGADLGALAAAWLADHPEAPGTPLVM; the protein is encoded by the coding sequence ATGATCACCTTCAGCCGGAGCCAGCTCATCGGAATGGAGTTCCTGGACGAGGAAACCGTCCGTGTTCACGGCACCCAGGAGGATCACATCTACGCCATGGAGATCGAGATGGACGTCCGCATTGCCGACGGCGTGATCCTGGCCGTCAAGGGCTGGATGAAGCGCTACACGACGCCCGTCTGCCCTCAGGCCGTGGACCGGCTTCAGTCCGCCGTGGGGATGTCGCTGCGCGCCGAGGGGTGGATGCAGGCCGTCATGCGGGACATCGGGCGCAATGGCTGCGAGCACTTCGCGGAGATCATCACGGAGTGCGGGCGATGCCTCGATCCGGCGCGCTTGGCGAGATCCCTGGCGGCGGGACTGAAGAGCGATCCCGGGGCCGACCTTGGGGCCCTGGCGGCTGCGTGGCTGGCCGACCATCCGGAGGCGCCGGGGACTCCGCTGGTCATGTGA
- a CDS encoding DUF2889 domain-containing protein — protein sequence MTVAFMRNKIVEVEPLPTGNLAVHWRLSDDLVDVDMTLTFQLPDLEIVDAKANIRRSPHREGVRAEEVVRKMVGVRVGGGLRKIVRGLMGGDTGNIDLTEGVLECCNAVILNFTLPGIQEFETYTYTTEEERLAPVRAMLQANPRLYRSCVAFAEDSPLVRGLDLKGGVS from the coding sequence ATGACCGTAGCATTCATGCGCAACAAGATTGTGGAGGTGGAGCCTCTGCCGACGGGAAACCTGGCCGTCCATTGGCGGCTCTCGGATGACCTGGTCGACGTGGACATGACCCTCACGTTTCAGCTGCCGGACCTCGAGATCGTCGATGCCAAGGCGAACATCCGCCGCTCGCCCCACCGGGAAGGGGTCCGGGCGGAGGAGGTCGTCCGCAAAATGGTCGGGGTGCGGGTAGGGGGAGGCCTGCGCAAGATCGTCAGGGGACTGATGGGCGGGGACACCGGCAACATCGACCTCACCGAAGGGGTCCTCGAATGCTGCAACGCCGTCATCCTCAACTTCACCCTGCCGGGCATCCAGGAGTTTGAAACATACACGTACACCACCGAGGAGGAGCGCCTCGCCCCCGTCCGCGCCATGCTGCAGGCCAATCCCCGCTTGTACCGGAGCTGCGTGGCCTTTGCCGAGGACAGCCCGCTCGTCCGTGGGCTCGACCTGAAAGGAGGCGTCTCATGA